In Apis cerana isolate GH-2021 linkage group LG3, AcerK_1.0, whole genome shotgun sequence, the sequence catcacttattatacatatttctataaatactttttgcaTTTTAGTGAAGGTGGGTTTTTCAAAGCACACTTACAGTTTCCAAAAGAGTATCCACTTAGGCCAccaagaatgaaatttataacagAAATATGGCATCCAAAcagtaagtttttttaaaaacttttgtgtatgcatgtgtgtgtgtgtgcgtatgtgtgtatatacatgtatatatggaaaattatgataatatcttatatttatagtcGAAAAGAATGGCAATGTATGCATATCGATTTTGCACGAACCTGGAGATGATAAATGGGGTTATGAAAAAGCATCAGAACGGTGGTTACCAGTTCACACAGTTGAGACTATCTTGATAAGTGTTATTAGTATGCTCGCAGATCCTAATGATGAAAGTCCTGCTAATGTGGATGCTGccgtaaataatattctattttataaatatttatattatttatatattgtcaattatttatttttttaatcttaattgatatattatagaaagagTGGAGGGAAAGTTATGCAGAATTCAAAAGAAAGGTGGCGAGGTGTGTCAGAAAAAGCCAAGAGGAGTGTTTGTAGGAGATGAACAATTATTCAAATGGAAAGACTTATTTAATTCCGGTATGTTTTGtgcaatatattttgcaataattatataaataattttaataatatatttaaataaattttttctttattatctctATAGGGAAGCCGTAAGCACTGTAAGAAAGAAACCGATGCTCAGCATTAAGCTAATGGATAACAGTGCCACTAAAAACGGATATAGCCTGACCCATTCTTAAGCAGAAAAAGGGAGGCAGAGTATGtgtgataataaaagataaaatcacACATCTCTATGAAGTTTATACCACCGCCACTGACGTACCATCCATTGATACGAAGAACATAAGGGAAATACATGCAGCTCAccttttacataataaacaactaaaaaactaatttacacatatacataatacaaaaaaaattatctgtacgattattatcttaatattgaTAGTTATAAACTTAACTTCCCTGTTCCTCCTGCTCAAGAGTTAGCCCTCACCCTTTACACCTAAAAGcctgtaatttaaaatgtttacgtttattattgaataataattccttAGTGGCGTTTCGTATTTTCTTACTTtcgtaaatatacataaataaatttttgtaaagtcAAATACACGGTATATATATGCTACAGTCGTTAAATGTAATGCCAGtaaaaaatggaaacgaaATATATGTGAATCAATTGTGACACTGCGGCAAAAATAATGTCGATTAAACTGTACAATCGCGGCTATGTAAAGAGATGAAATTTCCGTTGAACCGTAAGTTGCCAAAATAACGAATTCTAATTAAAGTGATAATAATgctaataacaatattattattagaaataatatcattaattacaaatagtaAACTTAACGTAAAAATTTCGTACATAACTACTAAAACTTTGTACGCATTTTAACCAGTGCCAGTTTATGaagtgattattaaaaaaaaattctatctttttaattatatttaaacttgcGGTTCGAAGTCATAGatacattcaaattttttatccgactacatataatttcatactGTCAATTAAATTCTACAATATGGAAAACGTCTATTACATTGAACCTGTAttctatttatgttatttagtacgaaaagaattttttttttttattacttactaatgaaacaaattaattcttttttatactgTGATTAATTATCTgccgatataataaataatatcttattttaaatgaattagaagataagattttaaatgaaattattttaattttatagattatccttttttttataaatcattttttgttcgtttttttttaaattgatttataattgcgtttaacatattatgtattgttctttatatattgtttttacatattattgcTTGGTATATTGGGTTTTAGgtatcaaaaaattgataaatatttatatgtattgtatACTTAAACAGTAaagtaatgaattttataattttaatgataaaaataattgatatagaatataaatatattaaaattattcaattatacattttttttaataatataaatttatattattcaattgttaGAAAACcgttaatatatctaatatttgatttcgatgtgcatatatttacatgtacacaatatttattgaaaaaggtTAATTcgaatgattgaaaataatttactaatgaaatatgtaattataataaaatttttaatttatataataaaaaatttaaattgttatgataaaaaattgataaaaacatgtactaaaataatatattgtctgtgataatattaaaatatattgaattaaactGGAAACAGAGATCTATAGGAAatgtttgtaaattaaattcaacaatGCAACataaagaattcaaattttcttttactgtGCACAGTTCAGAAGTTTATCTCTAAGACGGATAAGGACAAGAAGAGTTTTCCCCTCCTTCAATCACTACAtacagtatatataattttatttgtagatGTGATACTTTAAACTATTGTGTATGCTTATTTGTGCGATTTTGTTTGCTCTGTAAGAAATAACCAATCAGACTGATATTCCTTCTAGGAACTAAATTC encodes:
- the LOC108001116 gene encoding ubiquitin-conjugating enzyme E2 G1 isoform X1 encodes the protein MSEPQSALLLRKQLAELNKNPVEGFSAGLIDDNDIYQWEVLIIGPPDTLYEGGFFKAHLQFPKEYPLRPPRMKFITEIWHPNIEKNGNVCISILHEPGDDKWGYEKASERWLPVHTVETILISVISMLADPNDESPANVDAAKEWRESYAEFKRKVARCVRKSQEECL
- the LOC108001116 gene encoding probable ubiquitin-conjugating enzyme E2 7 isoform X2, translated to MKFITEIWHPNIEKNGNVCISILHEPGDDKWGYEKASERWLPVHTVETILISVISMLADPNDESPANVDAAKEWRESYAEFKRKVARCVRKSQEECL